A window of Scophthalmus maximus strain ysfricsl-2021 chromosome 10, ASM2237912v1, whole genome shotgun sequence contains these coding sequences:
- the cmtm6 gene encoding CKLF-like MARVEL transmembrane domain-containing protein 6 has protein sequence MASEVYSSTTAPNPKSSWCLVPSEHLDRIRFVVKLAEVVFSFMAFLLEEVVSSCIGCFALYFFEFVSCTAFLFTMLLLVILATSLHTRVSVVCWASLDFWFTLLIALLFFVSSVIFATDNNGTSLEKTAVAFGFLAMLAFVVDLVLFYRTRGFPLQKGEKAESSHGDGGGADAEAQPETEKLNTPICATE, from the exons ATGGCTTCTGAAGTCTACTCGTCCACCACGGCTCCGAACCCGAAGTCTTCCTGGTGTCTGGTTCCATCGGAGCATCTCGACAGAATCCGGTTCGTGGTCAAACTTGCTGAAGTG GTCTTCTCCTTCATGGCCTTCCTCCTGGAGGAGGTGGTCAGCAGTTGCATCGGCTGCTTCGCCCTCTACTTCTTTGAGTTTGTGAGCTGCACGGCGTTCCTCTTCACGATGCTGCTGCTCGTCATCCTCGCCACCAGCCTGCACACCAGGGTCTCCGTCGTCTGCTGGGCCAGTCTG gacTTCTGGTTCACCCTCCTCATCGCCCTCTTGTTCTTCGTCTCCTCCGTCATCTTCGCTACAGACAACAACGGAACCTCTCTGGAGAAAACTGCTGTG gcgTTTGGTTTCTTGGCGATGTTGGCGTTCGTTGTGGACCTGGTCTTGTTCTACAGGACCCGTGGGTTTCCTCTTCAGAAGGGTGAGAAGGCGGAGTCCAGTCACGGCGACGGCGGGGGCGCGGACGCGGAGGCTCAACCGGAGACAGAGAAACTCAACACTCCGATCTGCGCCACAGAATAA